From Sphingomonas nostoxanthinifaciens, a single genomic window includes:
- a CDS encoding DUF2190 family protein, whose translation MKNFVHPGDNVSFVAPYNVTSGQGVLDGVEFSVASTDVAAGATGQGVTRGVFTLPTAAVAVVRKTVAYWDNAARVVTNVAGGNTKIGIFQASAATSAGAPVKLIPII comes from the coding sequence ATGAAGAACTTCGTTCACCCCGGCGACAACGTCAGCTTTGTCGCCCCCTACAACGTCACGAGTGGCCAAGGCGTTCTCGATGGCGTCGAGTTCTCCGTCGCCTCGACCGATGTTGCAGCCGGTGCCACTGGCCAGGGCGTCACGCGCGGCGTGTTCACCCTGCCGACGGCCGCCGTGGCGGTCGTGCGCAAGACCGTCGCATATTGGGACAACGCCGCCCGTGTTGTCACCAACGTCGCCGGCGGTAACACCAAGATCGGCATCTTCCAGGCGTCGGCCGCCACCAGCGCCGGCGCGCCGGTCAAGCTGATCCCGATCATCTGA
- a CDS encoding head-tail joining protein has product MTDPWEAAQPIIRKAFGEAVTYAGAGLVGPTTISVIWSNVAAGDFLGPGNTARQISCEIDKALLPARPAKADRITRSGTDWKPIEVVDRDDVGAWVLMLERA; this is encoded by the coding sequence GTGACCGACCCCTGGGAGGCGGCTCAGCCGATAATCCGCAAGGCTTTCGGCGAGGCCGTCACCTATGCCGGGGCGGGGCTTGTCGGCCCAACGACTATTTCCGTGATCTGGTCGAACGTGGCGGCCGGCGATTTTCTAGGCCCCGGCAACACCGCGCGACAGATTTCGTGCGAAATCGACAAGGCCTTGCTGCCAGCGCGTCCCGCCAAGGCGGATCGGATCACCCGTAGCGGCACCGACTGGAAGCCGATCGAGGTTGTCGATCGCGACGATGTTGGCGCGTGGGTGCTTATGCTGGAGCGCGCCTGA
- a CDS encoding DUF6441 family protein — protein MTDGVEITYDAGAFEAAGDQIVRSYLTAGANAVRGTTKWLERRLEEATQQAVPGRLWRAWTSTAFPRSGPAANPAGNVFLNGRDRTYGALAFWTEPGAVRGTRGQYLAVPLPAAGPRGRNRDLTPAEWERAHPGIRLQFIYRQGRPSILAAIGGTTNARSGSFRPLSGKRQRFGRGGANPQADAVVPIFVLLPMVPHRDAFAIQPIANASEAELTQEFYAAITALT, from the coding sequence GTGACTGACGGGGTCGAGATCACATATGACGCTGGAGCCTTCGAGGCGGCCGGCGATCAGATCGTGCGCTCGTACCTTACCGCCGGCGCGAACGCCGTCCGTGGCACGACGAAGTGGCTGGAGCGGCGCCTGGAAGAGGCGACGCAGCAGGCGGTGCCTGGCAGGCTCTGGCGCGCGTGGACGTCGACCGCGTTCCCGCGCTCGGGTCCGGCGGCGAACCCGGCCGGTAACGTCTTCCTGAACGGCCGGGATCGCACCTATGGCGCTCTCGCCTTCTGGACCGAGCCGGGAGCTGTTCGAGGCACACGTGGCCAATATCTCGCGGTCCCGCTCCCGGCGGCTGGGCCTCGCGGAAGGAATCGCGATTTGACGCCGGCGGAGTGGGAACGGGCCCATCCGGGCATCCGCCTGCAATTCATCTATCGGCAGGGGCGGCCGAGCATCCTCGCCGCGATCGGCGGTACGACGAATGCTCGATCAGGGAGCTTCCGGCCGCTGTCAGGTAAACGCCAACGTTTCGGTCGCGGCGGTGCGAACCCCCAGGCCGATGCCGTGGTCCCGATTTTCGTGCTGCTACCTATGGTGCCGCACCGCGATGCTTTTGCAATCCAGCCTATCGCAAACGCTTCTGAGGCGGAGCTGACGCAGGAGTTTTATGCGGCTATCACCGCCCTGACTTGA